The Hevea brasiliensis isolate MT/VB/25A 57/8 chromosome 1, ASM3005281v1, whole genome shotgun sequence DNA segment ttttattatataaaatcgaaagtccggcttgagagacactcgatggtagaggttggattaagagagctgtataggggatcagctcccatatatgtactatttGAACGGTGTtggatgtgtgagtgctccaaattgcctttttactgctatgatgtgatttgtatgaaatttatgataatgttgcattccattccttaggatgcattagctttagttagctatagaaattgtagttgaaattagtattttactttctgagtcgaacgctcactcctgttcatccattttttttccaggctataggaagattacttattgtgactaacctgctcttctttttCGCAAGTCAATTAGTAGTATTtagtgtattttgtacaattgagttaaattttagactccgcatgtgttaggagcattttatttaatttgggtcCGTAATATAATACtgtgttgaatttgtaagaatatTAATTGCATGcgtgattggattggatgagggagttgagctcccattagATTTTATAATATGataagtatgtggagggtgagctgagcttcccagatgattatatattgtgtttactggtcgggtgagtcaaaaactctccattatatggtccattttatggccggactctgtctggttgaattcttgaaattgggcccaaatgagccttaggattgggttgaggaatagttaggtttactacgggcctcagggctTTAGGCTagtccaggtcctagtgtcggtccggcccataggttgggtcatgacatgcCTAGATCTCCACCTGCATTATCAGGTGTTTCTATCTTTTCCATGACAACATCAACATCCGACTCTCCTAGATCACTTCGACCAACTATATATATAAATCCTAGATTCTTCGTATTTGCTAACCACCAAATGTTGAGAGATTGTGGACCAGGAAACAATTGAAGGCTTAGAGCTCGAGTACAGTTGAGTAATGTGTGGGTGTTGACATAACTCTAGAGACCTGAGACGCTTGTTATTGTGCTGCTCAGTTCATTCAAGTGTTCCAAACATTGTAACTCCTCTACTAGCATATTATCTTCCCTTTTTTGGACCTCACAAAAACCAATGTTGTACATTTCCAAAACTTGCAATGATGATAAACTAGATATGACTCCCCTTGGAATCATATTTATATCGATGTTATTCTCCAAGTTCAGATATTTCAAATTTACCAACATTTTCAACTCAACTGGCAATTGCCTTATCAGTGTCTTTGACAGATTAAGATATTGCAATGAGttcaattttgatatttccatCGGCAATTCCCTTATACCAGTGCCTGAGAGGTCTAGAACATTTAGTATATCCATAAATAGAAAGAAACCATCACCGATCTCCATAAAGATGATTATCGCTTAGAAATAAAGTCAAGAGATTAGGACATCTAGGAACTTCATGGATTCTTTCAAAGGAGTTTGCCATCAAGGACATCCGTTTTGATCCTTCCCATTTTCCAACCTCTGATACTTGAGTTAATTGGGCATCCACTTTCACAAAAAACTTGTGCTTTTCTTTTCACATTTACAGGCTATCCACAGAGCCATGTCATGAATTACATCATGCATTTTCACACGTTAGCCTTGCTCTTCCAATAAACATGCCCTAACAAGTGAACCGATTATAGAATATGATTCATTGCGATCACCATAATTCTCACAAATCCAATAATCTACCAATTCACGTTTGGGAATTTCAAAGTCTTCTGGAAACAAGGAACAATATAAGAAACAAGATTTAACTTTATCACTACTCAGACTATCATAACTAAATTTCAATCGTACAAATACCTCAACCTCCATATCTTGAAATACCTCATCCTCCATTACTGGTAGGCTTGAGGCAGAACTTCTTAGTGCCTTAAGAGCATGCTTCCATTCTTCCCTTGTAATTCTACTGGCCATGGCTCTACCAATGGTAATGAGAGCGATTGGCAATCCTCTACACTCTTTGGCAACATCTTGAGCCAGAGGAAAAATATCAAGATCAATATCCCCAACCTTCTTCTGAAACAATGCCCAAGCTTCTTCCCAATCCAAAGGTTTCACTTCTATCATCTTTTTAGATTTCATTTGGCTGCCTACTTTGTAAGAGAGTGTTGTGAACACTATCTTGCATCTGTTTTGTCTTGTAGGAAAAGGAACCCCAATTTCTTCAAGGTCAACACGCTGCCATATGTCATCTAACAATAATACAAATTTCTTTCTGCTCAGTACATAGGATATGTCATCCGCTTTCTCACGGaagcttttctttttccatttctcATCAGAAATGCCAATTTTTTCCCAAATCTGCTCTTGAATCTTCTCGAGTTTCAAATCTTTAGAAGCCACAGCCCAAATCACAACATCAAAATTATTAGATATAGTGGCATATCTGTTGTTGATTGAGTAAGGAGAGTGATTATTATTGTGTTTAAACAAATacaacttgaaaaaaaaaaaaaaaaaaaaaaaaaaaaatatatatatatatatatatatatatatatatatatatatatatatatatatatataaattcttgtgtttatttattaattttttttattttattctaattaTCAGAGAGTGATTTATGATAATCCAATATGTGCTGATATCGCAAAATTATTGTATATGCTAGAAATACTAAccatcaatttaaaaattaaaattttgcaaaattttaattttattgatttgatcaattttcttatttaaaataaaaaattaatttttatacttaaaaaa contains these protein-coding regions:
- the LOC131183376 gene encoding probable disease resistance protein At5g63020, translating into MLHLALDAVLVDVLQPNGVILVLKYQDCNSCAFSVTASLYLFKHNNNHSPYSINNRYATISNNFDVVIWAVASKDLKLEKIQEQIWEKIGISDEKWKKKSFREKADDISYVLSRKKFVLLLDDIWQRVDLEEIGVPFPTRQNRCKIVFTTLSYKVGSQMKSKKMIEVKPLDWEEAWALFQKKVGDIDLDIFPLAQDVAKECRGLPIALITIGRAMASRITREEWKHALKALRSSASSLPVMEDEVFQDMEVEVFVRLKFSYDSLSSDKVKSCFLYCSLFPEDFEIPKRELVDYWICENYGDRNESYSIIGSLVRACLLEEQG